In Pseudomonas fluorescens, one genomic interval encodes:
- a CDS encoding HU family DNA-binding protein — MRKPELAAAIAEKADLTKEQANRVLNAVLEEITGALHRKDSVTLVGFGTFLQRHRGARTGKNPQTGEPVKIKASNTVAFKPGKSLKDSVNP, encoded by the coding sequence ATGCGTAAACCAGAACTCGCCGCTGCAATCGCTGAAAAAGCGGATCTGACCAAAGAACAGGCCAACCGCGTTCTCAACGCCGTCCTCGAAGAAATCACCGGCGCTCTGCACCGCAAGGACAGCGTCACGCTGGTGGGCTTCGGCACCTTCCTGCAACGCCACCGCGGCGCCCGCACCGGCAAGAACCCGCAAACCGGTGAGCCGGTGAAGATCAAGGCCAGCAACACCGTGGCATTCAAGCCAGGCAAGTCGTTGAAAGACAGCGTCAATCCTTAA
- the ubiA gene encoding 4-hydroxybenzoate octaprenyltransferase, whose product MYQSLLKSLNRLNPRAWDFIQLTRMDKPIGIYLLLWPTLWALWIAGKGSPSLANIVIFVLGVVLTRAGGCVINDWADRKVDGHVKRTAQRPLASGKISSKEALVFFALLMGVSFLLVLCTNAPTIWLSLGGLALAFTYPFMKRYTYYPQVVLGAAFSWGMPMAFTAETGAVPAAAWLLWIANLLWTVGYDTYYAMTDRDDDLKIGVKSTAILFGDADRVIILTLQALSLGCLLLAGSKFELGIWFHLGLLVAAGCYAWEFWYTRDRDRMRCFKAFLHNHWAGLAIFVGIVLDYALR is encoded by the coding sequence ATGTACCAGAGCCTGCTCAAATCCCTGAACCGCTTGAACCCGCGCGCCTGGGATTTCATTCAGCTGACGCGCATGGACAAGCCGATCGGCATTTACTTGCTGCTGTGGCCGACGCTGTGGGCGCTATGGATTGCCGGTAAGGGCTCGCCGTCGCTGGCCAACATTGTGATTTTCGTCCTCGGTGTGGTGCTGACCCGCGCCGGTGGCTGTGTGATCAACGACTGGGCCGATCGCAAGGTCGACGGCCACGTTAAACGCACCGCGCAACGACCGCTGGCCAGCGGCAAGATCAGTTCGAAAGAGGCGCTGGTGTTCTTCGCGCTGCTGATGGGCGTGAGCTTCCTGCTGGTGCTGTGCACCAATGCGCCGACCATCTGGCTGTCGCTGGGCGGCCTGGCGCTGGCATTCACCTACCCGTTCATGAAGCGCTACACCTATTACCCGCAAGTGGTATTGGGCGCAGCGTTCTCGTGGGGCATGCCGATGGCATTCACCGCCGAAACCGGCGCCGTGCCCGCCGCCGCCTGGCTGCTGTGGATCGCCAATCTGCTGTGGACGGTGGGTTACGACACCTATTACGCGATGACCGATCGTGACGACGACCTGAAGATCGGCGTGAAATCCACGGCGATTCTGTTCGGCGATGCGGATCGGGTGATCATCCTGACGTTGCAGGCGCTGTCGCTGGGCTGCCTGTTGCTGGCCGGGTCGAAGTTCGAGCTGGGCATCTGGTTCCATCTCGGCCTGTTGGTGGCCGCTGGATGCTATGCGTGGGAGTTCTGGTACACCCGTGATCGCGACCGGATGCGTTGCTTCAAGGCGTTTTTGCACAACCACTGGGCCGGGTTGGCGATTTTCGTCGGGATTGTGCTGGATTACGCGCTGCGTTGA
- a CDS encoding rubredoxin — protein MKKWQCIVCGLIYNEADGWPDDGIAPGTLWQDVPEDWLCPDCGVGKSDFEMIEIN, from the coding sequence ATGAAAAAGTGGCAATGCATCGTCTGCGGCCTGATCTACAACGAAGCTGACGGTTGGCCGGATGACGGCATCGCGCCGGGCACCCTGTGGCAGGACGTGCCGGAAGACTGGCTGTGCCCGGACTGCGGCGTGGGCAAGTCGGACTTCGAAATGATCGAAATCAACTGA
- a CDS encoding NAD(P)/FAD-dependent oxidoreductase produces MNAPVVIVGTGLAGYNLAREFRKLDGETPLLLITADDGRSYSKPMLSTGFGKNKDADGLSMAEPGAMAEQLKAEVRTHTRISGIDAGHKRLWIGEEAVYYRDLILAWGAETVRVPIEGDGADLVFPINDLEDYARFRAAAAGKRRVLLLGAGLIGCEFANDLILGGYEVQLVAPCEQVMPMLLHPAAAAAVQAGLESLGARFHLGPVLTRLQKVADGLEAHLSDGQVIACDVVVSAIGLRPRIDLAAAAGVQVNRGVVVDRYLKTSHANIYALGDCAEVDGLNLLYVMPLMSCARALAQTLAGNPTAVSYGAMPITVKTPVCPLVVSPPPRGSEGVWTVEGQGADIKALCHSADGQLLGYALIGAAVMEKLALNKQLPPLLA; encoded by the coding sequence ATGAACGCACCTGTCGTAATCGTCGGCACCGGGCTTGCGGGTTACAACCTGGCCCGGGAGTTTCGCAAACTCGATGGCGAAACCCCGCTGCTGCTGATTACCGCCGATGACGGGCGCTCTTACTCCAAGCCGATGCTCTCCACCGGTTTCGGCAAGAACAAGGACGCCGATGGCCTGAGCATGGCCGAACCCGGCGCCATGGCCGAGCAATTGAAGGCCGAAGTGCGCACCCACACGCGCATCAGCGGCATCGACGCCGGCCACAAGCGCCTGTGGATCGGCGAAGAAGCGGTGTACTACCGCGATCTGATCCTCGCCTGGGGTGCGGAAACCGTGCGAGTGCCGATCGAAGGTGACGGTGCTGATCTGGTGTTCCCGATCAACGATCTCGAAGATTACGCGCGCTTTCGTGCAGCCGCTGCGGGCAAGCGCCGCGTGTTGCTGCTGGGCGCCGGGCTGATCGGCTGTGAATTCGCCAACGACCTGATCCTCGGCGGCTACGAGGTGCAACTGGTGGCGCCGTGCGAGCAAGTGATGCCGATGCTGCTGCACCCGGCCGCTGCGGCCGCCGTGCAGGCCGGGCTGGAAAGCCTGGGCGCGCGTTTTCACCTCGGCCCGGTGCTGACCCGCCTGCAAAAAGTCGCAGACGGGCTGGAAGCGCATCTGTCCGACGGGCAGGTGATTGCCTGCGATGTGGTGGTTTCGGCCATCGGCCTGCGCCCGCGCATCGATCTGGCCGCGGCGGCCGGGGTACAGGTCAATCGCGGTGTCGTAGTCGACCGGTATCTGAAGACGTCCCACGCCAATATTTACGCCCTGGGCGACTGCGCCGAGGTCGATGGGCTGAATTTGTTGTACGTGATGCCCCTCATGAGCTGTGCGCGTGCGCTGGCACAAACCCTGGCCGGCAATCCGACGGCCGTGAGCTACGGCGCGATGCCGATCACGGTGAAAACCCCGGTATGCCCGTTGGTCGTTTCGCCACCGCCACGGGGCAGCGAAGGCGTCTGGACCGTCGAAGGGCAGGGCGCCGACATCAAGGCCCTGTGCCACAGTGCCGATGGTCAGTTGCTCGGCTATGCACTGATTGGCGCGGCGGTGATGGAAAAACTCGCCCTGAACAAACAGCTTCCGCCCCTGCTGGCGTAA
- the tssC gene encoding type VI secretion system contractile sheath large subunit produces the protein MSTSAAQEKSAESGEYSILDSIIAETRLTPDDEAYDIAKRGVSAFIEELLKPQNNGEPVKKAMVDRMIAEIDAKLSRQMDEILHHPDFQALESSWRGLQLLVDRTNFRENIKIEILNVSKEDLLDDFEDSPEVMQSGLYKHIYTAEYGQFGGQPVGAIIANYFMSPSSPDVKLMQYVASVSCMSHAPFIAAAGPKFFGLESFTGLPDLKDLKDHFEGPQFAKWQSFRTSEDSRYVGLTVPRFLLRNPYDPEENPVKSFVYKETVANSHEHYLWGNTAFAFGTKLTDSFAKFRWCPNIIGPQSGGAVEDLPLHHFESMGEIETKIPTEVLVSDRREYELAEEGFISLTMRKGSDNAAFFSASSVQKPKFFGISAEGKAAELNYKLGTQLPYMMIVNRLAHYLKVLQREQLGSWKERTDLELELNKWIRQYVADQENPSAEVRGRRPLRAAQVIVSDVEGEPGWYRVSLNVRPHFKYMGADFTLSLVGKLDKE, from the coding sequence ATGAGCACTAGCGCAGCACAAGAGAAGAGCGCCGAAAGCGGCGAATACAGCATTCTCGACAGCATTATCGCCGAAACCCGTCTGACTCCGGACGACGAAGCCTACGACATCGCCAAGCGTGGCGTGTCGGCGTTCATCGAAGAACTGCTCAAGCCGCAGAACAACGGTGAGCCGGTCAAGAAGGCCATGGTTGACCGCATGATCGCTGAGATCGATGCCAAGCTCAGCCGTCAGATGGACGAAATCCTGCACCACCCGGACTTCCAGGCACTGGAATCGTCGTGGCGTGGCCTGCAGTTGCTGGTGGACCGCACCAACTTCCGCGAAAACATCAAGATCGAAATCCTCAACGTCTCCAAAGAAGACCTGCTGGACGATTTCGAAGACTCGCCGGAAGTCATGCAGTCGGGCCTGTACAAGCACATCTACACCGCTGAATACGGCCAGTTCGGTGGTCAGCCGGTGGGTGCGATCATCGCCAACTACTTCATGTCCCCAAGCTCGCCGGACGTGAAACTGATGCAGTACGTGGCCAGCGTTTCGTGCATGTCCCACGCGCCGTTCATCGCTGCCGCCGGCCCGAAATTCTTCGGTCTGGAAAGCTTCACCGGCCTGCCGGATCTGAAAGATCTGAAAGACCACTTCGAAGGCCCGCAATTCGCCAAATGGCAGAGCTTCCGTACTTCGGAAGACTCCCGTTACGTTGGTCTGACCGTGCCGCGTTTCCTGCTGCGCAACCCGTACGATCCGGAAGAAAACCCGGTGAAATCGTTCGTGTACAAGGAAACCGTTGCCAACAGCCACGAGCACTACCTGTGGGGCAACACCGCGTTCGCGTTCGGCACCAAGCTGACCGACAGCTTCGCCAAATTCCGCTGGTGCCCGAACATCATCGGCCCACAGAGCGGTGGCGCGGTTGAAGATCTGCCGTTGCACCACTTCGAAAGCATGGGCGAAATCGAAACCAAGATCCCGACCGAGGTTCTGGTCTCCGACCGTCGTGAATACGAACTGGCCGAAGAAGGCTTCATCTCCCTGACCATGCGCAAAGGTTCCGACAACGCGGCGTTCTTCTCCGCCAGCTCGGTGCAGAAGCCGAAGTTCTTCGGCATCAGCGCAGAAGGCAAGGCGGCAGAGCTGAACTACAAGCTCGGCACCCAACTGCCGTACATGATGATCGTCAACCGCCTGGCTCACTACTTGAAAGTGCTGCAGCGCGAGCAACTCGGTTCGTGGAAAGAGCGTACCGACCTCGAGCTGGAACTGAACAAGTGGATCCGTCAGTACGTCGCCGACCAGGAAAACCCGAGCGCCGAAGTGCGTGGCCGTCGTCCGCTGCGCGCTGCGCAAGTGATCGTCAGCGACGTTGAAGGCGAGCCGGGCTGGTACCGCGTGAGCTTGAACGTGCGTCCGCACTTCAAGTACATGGGTGCCGATTTCACCCTGTCGCTGGTTGGCAAGCTGGACAAAGAGTAA
- the tssB gene encoding type VI secretion system contractile sheath small subunit → MAKEGSVAPKERINVTFKPATGGAQEEIELPLKLLAIGDYTHRKDDRKIEDRKPISIDKMTFDEVLAKQELGLTLSVPNRLQEDGEADELAVQLRVNSMKDFNPASLVEQVPELKKLMELRDALVALKGPLGNAPAFRKAIEGVLADDESRGRVLGELGLNAAAPDA, encoded by the coding sequence ATGGCCAAAGAAGGCTCGGTAGCCCCCAAGGAACGCATCAACGTCACCTTCAAACCCGCCACCGGCGGTGCTCAGGAAGAGATTGAACTGCCGCTGAAGCTGCTGGCAATCGGTGACTACACCCACCGCAAGGACGATCGCAAAATCGAAGATCGCAAGCCGATCAGCATCGACAAGATGACCTTCGACGAAGTGTTGGCCAAGCAAGAGCTGGGTCTGACGCTGAGCGTGCCGAACCGTCTGCAGGAAGATGGCGAGGCCGACGAGCTGGCTGTGCAACTGCGCGTCAATTCGATGAAGGACTTCAACCCGGCCAGCCTGGTCGAGCAAGTGCCTGAGCTGAAAAAACTGATGGAACTGCGCGATGCGCTGGTGGCCCTCAAAGGCCCGCTGGGTAACGCACCTGCGTTCCGTAAAGCGATCGAAGGCGTGCTCGCCGACGACGAATCCCGCGGTCGCGTACTCGGTGAGCTGGGCCTGAACGCCGCAGCCCCGGACGCCTGA
- the tssE gene encoding type VI secretion system baseplate subunit TssE, giving the protein MDGYGSLFERLNGDAQLRKGNSLEACAMASVAAHLAKMLSTRAGSVQTLADYGLPDLNDMRLSLHDSLSQARLAIENFIEAYEPRLSNVRVISLPRDHDQLRLAFSIEGLLEVEGFKRQVSFSARLDGSGQVKVT; this is encoded by the coding sequence ATGGACGGATACGGCAGCCTGTTCGAGCGCCTCAACGGCGACGCGCAACTACGCAAGGGCAACAGCCTTGAGGCTTGTGCCATGGCGTCAGTGGCTGCCCATCTGGCCAAAATGCTCAGCACCCGGGCCGGCAGCGTGCAAACGCTGGCCGACTACGGGTTGCCCGATCTCAATGACATGCGTCTGAGCCTGCACGACTCCCTGAGTCAGGCCCGTCTGGCCATCGAAAACTTCATCGAAGCCTACGAGCCGCGCCTGAGCAATGTGCGTGTCATTTCCCTGCCGCGTGACCACGACCAGTTGCGGCTGGCCTTCAGCATCGAAGGCCTGCTGGAAGTCGAGGGTTTCAAGCGTCAGGTCAGTTTTTCCGCGCGCCTGGATGGCAGCGGTCAAGTGAAGGTCACCTAA
- a CDS encoding chorismate--pyruvate lyase family protein has product MQHSNACPTPLWLTQSRLTSLPDSLTLNWLFDEGSLTRRLTRLSNDGFSVTPLFEGWDTLRSDECAALDLAEGSEGWVREVYLRGYGEAWVFARSVASRAALQGDGLHMDELGSRSLGELLFCDHAFQRRAIEVCHYPQDWLPPACRAPELWGRRSRFDRGALSVLVAEIFLPTLWSAARAHPENC; this is encoded by the coding sequence GTGCAACATTCAAATGCCTGCCCGACCCCGCTCTGGCTGACTCAAAGCCGACTGACGTCCCTTCCCGATTCGTTGACCCTGAACTGGTTGTTCGACGAAGGCTCGCTGACCCGCCGCCTGACGCGGCTGTCGAATGACGGCTTCAGCGTCACACCGTTGTTCGAAGGCTGGGACACTTTGCGCAGCGACGAATGCGCGGCGCTGGATCTGGCCGAAGGCAGCGAAGGCTGGGTGCGCGAGGTGTATCTGCGCGGTTACGGCGAGGCCTGGGTGTTCGCCCGTAGCGTGGCGTCACGCGCCGCCCTGCAAGGCGACGGCCTGCACATGGACGAACTGGGCAGCCGCTCGCTGGGCGAACTGCTGTTTTGCGACCACGCCTTCCAGCGCCGCGCCATCGAGGTCTGTCACTACCCGCAAGACTGGTTGCCGCCAGCCTGCCGCGCGCCCGAGCTGTGGGGCCGGCGCTCGCGTTTCGACCGTGGCGCCTTGAGCGTACTGGTGGCGGAGATTTTCCTGCCGACGTTGTGGAGCGCCGCCCGCGCCCATCCGGAGAACTGCTGA
- the tssA gene encoding type VI secretion system protein TssA codes for MSYSSKLSAHYLELAKVSVSKENFAGEDVRFSSEFEALESELAKASSMHESGQIDWLKIRENSENLLRTQSKDLRVGAWLTWSLYQRESFPGLLAGLGLLHHLSENHWADVHPLKPRTRAAAIGWLVPRLEQVLTENIAIKEQLPMFRQLSEHLAGLDAACTEHLGDDAPLLLPLSRRLKTMIQRAADNQPAPGVVGAAVAQVKQAASQLMAPGAPIDNEKDAYKALRAQQESARPLCAWWLKQKATDLRALRLNRTLLWLPIDAVPERNAEQITVLRGLPVDKLKQYQDRFDQGKYADLLVELEASLAKAPFWFDGQRMVWECLQNLNAEMAMREVEIHFALLVQRLPGIIECRFHDGAPFADPSTRAWIAGNVMPHLQSASAPRKVETDDVETQPAWEKALQDVLPLLRKEGLKPAVQILKQGLQSAHGGRERFFWQFALARLCFMAKKYELAKNQLETLDQTLQDSGLHAWEPDLALEVLHLLHSCCELLPQNHAVRERKEEIYRRLCHLDLEVVLE; via the coding sequence ATGTCCTACTCAAGCAAACTTTCCGCCCATTACCTCGAACTCGCAAAAGTCTCTGTTTCCAAAGAGAATTTCGCGGGCGAAGACGTTCGTTTTTCGAGCGAATTCGAGGCGCTGGAAAGCGAGCTGGCCAAAGCCTCGTCGATGCACGAAAGCGGGCAGATCGACTGGCTGAAAATCCGTGAAAACAGCGAAAATCTGCTGCGTACCCAATCCAAGGATTTACGCGTCGGCGCCTGGCTGACCTGGTCGTTGTACCAGCGTGAATCCTTCCCCGGGCTGCTGGCCGGCCTCGGTCTGCTGCACCATCTGTCGGAAAACCACTGGGCCGACGTTCACCCGCTCAAACCGCGCACCCGCGCTGCCGCCATCGGCTGGCTGGTGCCGCGTCTGGAGCAGGTGCTCACCGAAAACATCGCGATCAAGGAACAGCTGCCGATGTTTCGGCAGTTGTCCGAGCATCTGGCCGGGCTCGATGCCGCGTGCACCGAGCACTTGGGCGACGACGCTCCGCTGTTGCTGCCGCTCTCGCGTCGCCTGAAAACCATGATCCAGCGTGCCGCCGACAATCAGCCGGCCCCCGGTGTGGTGGGCGCAGCGGTGGCGCAGGTCAAGCAGGCCGCGAGCCAGTTAATGGCCCCCGGCGCGCCGATCGATAACGAAAAAGACGCTTACAAGGCCCTGCGCGCCCAGCAGGAAAGCGCGCGTCCGTTGTGTGCCTGGTGGCTCAAGCAGAAGGCCACTGACCTGCGCGCCTTGCGTCTGAACCGCACTTTGCTCTGGCTGCCGATCGACGCGGTGCCCGAGCGCAACGCCGAGCAGATCACCGTGCTGCGCGGCCTGCCGGTGGACAAACTCAAGCAGTATCAGGATCGCTTCGATCAGGGCAAATACGCCGACCTGCTGGTGGAACTGGAGGCGAGCCTGGCGAAGGCGCCGTTCTGGTTCGATGGCCAGAGGATGGTCTGGGAATGTCTCCAGAACCTCAACGCCGAGATGGCAATGCGCGAAGTGGAAATCCACTTCGCGCTTTTGGTTCAGCGCCTGCCCGGCATCATCGAATGTCGTTTCCATGACGGCGCGCCGTTTGCCGATCCGTCCACCCGGGCGTGGATCGCCGGCAATGTCATGCCGCACCTGCAGAGCGCCAGCGCGCCGCGCAAGGTCGAAACTGACGACGTCGAAACCCAGCCCGCCTGGGAAAAGGCCCTGCAGGACGTGCTGCCGCTGCTGCGCAAAGAAGGCCTCAAGCCTGCCGTGCAAATCCTCAAGCAGGGGCTGCAGTCGGCCCACGGTGGCCGCGAGCGGTTCTTCTGGCAGTTCGCCCTCGCCCGGCTGTGCTTCATGGCCAAGAAGTACGAACTGGCCAAGAACCAGCTCGAAACCCTCGATCAGACATTACAGGACTCAGGCCTGCACGCCTGGGAGCCCGATCTTGCATTGGAAGTGCTGCACCTGCTGCACAGTTGCTGCGAGCTGTTGCCGCAGAACCATGCAGTGCGTGAACGCAAGGAAGAGATTTATCGCAGGCTGTGCCACCTCGATCTCGAAGTGGTACTCGAATAG